Proteins from a genomic interval of Acinonyx jubatus isolate Ajub_Pintada_27869175 chromosome B4, VMU_Ajub_asm_v1.0, whole genome shotgun sequence:
- the ARHGAP21 gene encoding LOW QUALITY PROTEIN: rho GTPase-activating protein 21 (The sequence of the model RefSeq protein was modified relative to this genomic sequence to represent the inferred CDS: deleted 1 base in 1 codon) yields the protein MMATRRTGLPEGDGDKLKACGSPTCEVSKSKDGKEQSETVSPSEDETFSWPGPKTVMLKRTSQGFGFTLRHFIVYPPESAIQFSYKDEENGNRGGKPRNRLEPMDTIFVKQVKEGGPAFEAGLCTGDRIIKVNGESVIGKTYSQVIALIQNSDTTLELSVMPKDEDILQVLQFTKDVTALAYSQDAYLKGNEAYSGNARNIPEPPPICYPWLPSAPSAMAQPVEISPPDSSSSKPQTTTPVLTQPGRAYRMEIQVPPSPTDVAKSNTAVCVCNESVRTVIVPSEKVVDLLTNRNNHTVPSHRTEEVRYGINEQTALKTVSRTTSPPSSVPTAHLIHQTTGSRSLEPSGILLKSGNYSGHSEGISSSRPQAVDSPSVSVNHYSPNSHQHIDWKNYKTYKEYIDNRRLHIGCRTIQERLDSLRAASQSTTDYNQVVPNRTTLQVRRRSTSHDRVPQSVQIRQRSVSQERLEDSVLMKYCPRSASQGALTSPSVSFSNHRTRSWDYIEGQGETLENVSSEGQIPDSNGERKQTYKWSGFTEQDDRRGIHERPRQQEIHKSFRGSNFTVAPSIVNSDNRRMTGRGVGSVSQFKKVPPDLKTLQSNRNFQTTCGMSLSRGITQDRSPLVKVRSNSLKAPSTHVTKPSFSQNSLVSVKDQRPVNHLHQNSLLSQQPWLRTESAPDHQVETGKPPSLPGASVKPIPQMSENYGASDLELPAPQRNQDLTLQEAEMQESNTLDNKETVILREKPPSGRQTPQPLRHQSYILAVNDQEAGSDTTCWLPNDARREVHIKRMEERKASSTSPPGDSLASIPFIDEPTSPSIDHDLAHIPASAVISASTPQAPQVPQAPSIATVPPSLTTSAPLIRRQLSHDQESVGPPSLDAQPSSKTERSKSYDEGLDDYREDAKLSFKHVSSLKGIKIIDSQKSSEDSGSRKDSSSEVFSDAAKEGWLHFRPLVTDKGKRVGGSIRPWKQMYVVLRGHSLYLYKDKREQMTPSEEEQPISVNACLIDISYSETKRKNVFRLTTSDCECLFQAEDRDDMLAWIKTIQESSNLNEEDTGVTNRDLISRRIKEYNSLMSKAEQLPKTPRQSLSIRQTLLGAKSEPKTQSPHSPKEESERKLLSKDDTSPPKDKGTWRKGIPSIMRKTFEKKPTATGTFGVRLDDCPPAHTNRYIPLIVDICCKLVEERGLEYTGIYRVPGNNAAISSMQEELNKGMADIDIQDDKWRDLNVISSLLKSFFRKLPEPLFTNDKYADFIEANRKEDPLDRLKTLKRLIHDLPEHHYETLKFLSAHLKTVAENSEKNKMEPRNLAIVFGPTLVRTSEDNMTHMVTHMPDQYKIVETLIQHHDWFFTEEGAEEPLTTVQEENTVESQPVPNIDHLLTNIGRTGVSPGDVSDSATSDSTKSKGSWGSGRDQYSRELLVSSIFAAASRKRKKPKEKAQPSSSEDELDSVFFKKESTEQCHNDLKEESKKESEALCRKQRLVLSKENSAKKDSGAPKDEKTPPRQESAPTEEPSPPHSSRHSKSPTLSGRFPLLRDSSRSPAAHKSSPHLEEPGSDSGPLPSTSSQASPARPPTKTSTSPESKRGEVLATVGTATSDCSAAPPTAYPASLDCSRLSPDVRSVAESKGDEADDERSELISEGRPVETDSESDFPVFPAALAPDRLFRGKLQEAGKASRRNSEGSEVSCTEGSLTPSLDSRRQLFSSHKLIECDTLSRKKSARFKSDSGSLGDAKSDREAPAITRVFDVMKKGKSTGSLLTPTRSESEKQEPTWKTKIADRLKLRPRAPADDMFGVGNQKASAEAAKRKNIKRRHTLGGHRDAAEISVLNFWKAHEQGAERESELSAVNRLKPKCSAQDLSISDWLARERLRTSASDLSRGETGGPQPESSRALEGATAHAPLSSQADAGGSPGTLASTNRPLLSSPPQSPDQINGESFQNMSQHASSAALNAQPPRLSETPGDKAQLHPCL from the exons CTACAGTTTACAAAGGATGTCACAGCTCTG GCGTATTCTCAAGATGCCTACCTGAAAGGCAATGAAGCCTACAGTGGAAATGCCCGCAATATACCTGAACCCCCACCAATTTGCTATCCCTGGCTGCCATCTGCCCCTTCAGCCATGGCACAGCCAGTTGAAATCTCTCCTCCAGATTCATCATCGAGCAAACCACAAACCACTACGCCAGTACTGACGCAGCCTGGCAGGGCCTATAGAATGGAAATACAAGTGCCTCCATCACCAACAGATGTTGCAAAGTCCAACACAGCGGTGTGTGTTTGCAATGAAAGTGTAAGGACTGTCATTGTACCTTCTGAGAAGGTTGTAGATTTGTTAACTAATAGAAACAACCATACAGTTCCTTCACATAGAACTGAAGAGGTGAGGTATGGCATAAATGAGCAGACCGCTTTGAAAACAGTGTCAAGAACCACGTCGCCACCATCATCAGTTCCCACTGCCCATCTAATTCATCAGACGACAGGCTCCAGATCATTGGAACCTTCTGGAATCTTACTTAAATCCGGCAATTACAGTGGACATtcagagggaatctcaagcagcaGGCCTCAAGCTGTGgattctccttctgtctctgttaaTCACTATTCTCCAAATTCCCATCAGCACATAGActggaaaaactataaaacttacaAAGAGTATATTGATAACAGACGATTGCACATAGGTTGTCGGACGATTCAAGAAAGACTAGATAGTTTAAGAGCAGCATCTCAGAGCACAACGGATTATAACCAGGTGGTACCAAACCGCACTACTTTGCAGGTACGACGTCGAAGCACCTCTCATGATCGAGTGCCGCAGTCTGTTCAGATCCGACAGCGCAGCGTGTCCCAGGAGAGGCTGGAGGATTCTGTGTTGATGAAGTATTGCCCACGAAGTGCGTCTCAAGGAGCGCTGACATCTCCGTCTGTTAGTTTCAGTAATCACAGAACTCGTTCATGGGATTATATCGAGGGACAGGGCGAAACCTTAGAAAACGTCAGTTCTGAAGGTCAAATACCCGATTCAAATGGAGAGCGAAAACAGACTTATAAGTGGAGTGGATTTACCGAACAGGATGATAGACGAGGTATTCATGAAAGACCTCGACAGCAAGAAATTCATAAGTCTTTTCGAGGTTCAAATTTTACCGTGGCCCCGAGCATTGTTAATTCTGATAACAGGCGAATGACTGGCAGAGGAGTGGGGTCTGTGTCTCAGTTTAAAAAAGTGCCACCAGATCTGAAAACACTGCAGTCCAACAGAAATTTTCAGACTACCTGTGGAATGTCATTGTCTCGAGGTATTACACAAGACAGGTCACCTCTTGTGAAAGTCCGAAGTAATTCTCTGAAAGCGCCTTCTACGCACGTCACAAAACCATCGTTTAGCCAGAACTCACTTGTCTCTGTCAAAGACCAAAGACCAGTAAATCACTTGCATCAAAACAGTCTATTGAGTCAGCAGCCGTGGCTGAGAACCGAAAGTGCCCCGGATCACCAAGTGGAGACGGGGAAACCCCCCTCTTTACCTGGAGCTTCTGTTAAGCCTATCCCTCAGATGAGTGAGAACTACGGCGCTTCGGATTTAGAATTACCTGCCCCTCAAAGAAATCAAGATTTAACTCTGCAAGAGGCTGAAATGCAGGAATCGAATACCTTAGATAATAAAGAAACTGTCATCCTAAGAGAAAAGCCTCCATCTGGCcgccaaacaccacagcctttAAGGCATCAGTCTTACATCTTGGCAGTAAATGACCAGGAGGCCGGGTCAGACACCACCTGCTGGCTGCCTAATGATGCGCGCCGAGAGGTCCATAtaaaaagaatggaggaaaggaaggcctCAAGTACCAGCCCACCTGGGGATTCCTTGGCATCAATCCCGTTTATAG aTGAACCAACGAGCCCCAGCATTGATCATGACCTTGCACACATCCCTGCTTCAGCTGTCATCTCAGCCTCCactccccaggcaccccaggtgccccaggcaccCTCCATAGCAACGGTCCCGCCCAGTCTCACCACCTCGGCTCCTTTAATTCGCCGCCAGCTCTCCCATGATCAGG AATCTGTCGGCCCTCCCAGCCTAGATGCCCAGCCCAGCTCAAAGACTGAAAGATCAAAATCCTATGATGAGGGCCTGGATGATTACAGAGAAGATGCAAAATT GTCCTTTAAGCACGTTTCTAGCCTGAAGGGAATCAAG ATCATAGACAGCCAGAAGTCATCAGAAGACTCTGGGTCCAGGAAAGATTCTTCCTCAGAGGTTTTCAGTGATGCTGCAAAGGAAGGATGGCTCCATTTCCGACCACTTGTCACCGATAAGGGCAAG CGAGTTGGTGGAAGTATTCGGCCGTGGAAACAGATGTATGTTGTGCTTCGGGGCCATTCGCTGTACTTGTACAAAGATAAAAGGGAACAGATGACTCCATCTGAAGAAGAACAGCCCATCAGCGTCAATGCTTGCTTAATAGACATCTCGTACAGCGAGACCAAGAGGAAAAATGTGTTTCGACTCACCACATCAGACTGCGAGTGCCTTTTCCAGGCCGAGGACAGAGACGACATGCTAGCGTGGATCAAGACCATCCAGGAGAGCAGCAACCTCAATGAGGAG GACACTGGAGTGACTAACAGGGATCTAATTAGTCgaagaataaaagaatataacaGTCTGATGAG CAAAGCAGAACAGTTGCCAAAAACACCTCGCCAGAGTCTCAGCATCCGGCAGACTCTGCTTGGTGCTAAATCAGAGCCAAAGACTCAAAGTCCACACTCTCCCAAGGAAGAGTCAGAAAGGAAACTTCTCAGTAAAG ATGATACCAGTCCCCCAAAAGACAAAGGCACGTGGAGAAAAGGCATTCCAAGTATTATGAGAAAGACGTTTGAAAAAAAGCCTACTGCTACAGGAACGTTCGGTGTCAGACTAGACGACTGCCCACCCGCACACACCAATCGG TATATTCCATTAATAGTTGACATATGTTGCAAATTAGTTGAAGAAAGAGGTCTTGAATATACAGGTATTTACAGAGTTCCTGGAAATAATGCAGCCATCTCAAGTATGCAGGAGGAGCTCAACAAGGGAATGGCGGATATTGATATACAAGATGAT AAATGGCGAGATTTGAATGTGATAAGCAGTCTACTAAAATCCTTCTTCAGAAAACTCCCTGAGCCTCTCTTCACGAATG ATAAATATGCCGACTTCATTGAGGCCAACCGTAAAGAAGATCCTCTAGACCgtctgaaaacattaaaaagacta ATCCACGACTTGCCTGAACATCATTACGAAACTCTTAAGTTCCTTTCTGCTCATCTGAAGACAGTggcagaaaattcagaaaaaaataag ATGGAACCCAGAAACCTAGCAATAGTGTTTGGCCCAACTCTTGTGAGAACATCTGAAGATAACATGACCCACATGGTCACTCACATGCCAGACCAGTACAAGATCGTAGAGACGCTTATCCAGCAC cATGACTGGTTTTTCACAGAAGAAGGTGCTGAAGAGCCTCTT ACAACAGTGCAGGAGGAAAACACAGTAGAGTCCCAGCCAGTGCCAAACATAGATCATTTACTCACCAACATTGGAAGGACAGGAGTCTCCCCTGGAGATGTATCAG ATTCAGCTACTAGTGACTCAACAAAATCTAAG GGCTCGTGGGGATCTGGAAGAGACCAGTACAGCAGGGAACTGCTCGTGTCCTCCATATTCGCGGCCGCTAGTCGCAAGAGGAAAAAGCCCAAAGAAAAGGCGCAGCCCAGCAGCTCAGAAGACGAACTGGACAGtgtgttttttaagaaagagagcacagAACAGTGTCACAATGACCTTAAAGAGGAGTCCAAAAAAGAGAGCGAGGCATTGTGCAGAAAGCAAAGGCTCGtcctttccaaagaaaacagCGCCAAGAAGGACAGCGGTGCCCCAAAAGATGAAAAGACGCCCCCGCGGCAGGAGAGCGCGCCGACGGAAGAACCCTCACCCCCGCACAGCTCGAGGCACAGCAAGTCTCCGACGCTGAGCGGCCGCTTCCCCTTGCTGAGAGACAGCTCCAGATCCCCGGCCGCGCACAAGTCGTCCCCCCACTTGGAAGAGCCGGGGTCCGACTCTGGCCCTCTGCCCAGCACTTCCTCGCAGGCTTCTCCGGCCAGGCCTCCCACCAAGACGTCCACCAGCCCGGAAAGCAAACGCGGCGAGGTTCTGGCCACCGTGGGCACCGCCACCTCCGACTGTTCCGCCGCGCCACCCACCGCGTACCCGGCCAGCCTGGACTGCAGCCGGCTAAGCCCCGACGTGCGCTCCGTGGCCGAGAGCAAGGGGGACGAGGCGGACGACGAGCGCAGCGAGCTCATCAGCGAGGGGCGGCCGGTGGAGACGGACAGCGAGAGTGACTTCCCCGTGTTCCCCGCGGCCCTGGCCCCGGACAGGCTCTTCCGGGGAAAGCTGCAGGAGGCCGGGAAGGCGAGCCGGAGGAACTCGGAAGGCAGCGAGGTCAGTTGCACGGAGGGAAGTCTGACACCGAGCCTGGACAGCCGAAGGCAGCTCTTCAGCTCCCACAAGCTGATCGAGTGCGACACCCTGTCCAGGAAGAAATCGGCGCGGTTCAAGTCCGACAGCGGCAGCCTCGGGGATGCCAAGAGCGACCGAGAAGCCCCTGCCATAACCCGGGTGTTTGACGTCATGAAGAAAGGAAAGTCGACGGGCAGTTTACTGACACCGACCCGAAGTGAATCCGAAAAACAGGAGCCCACTTGGAAGACCAAGATAGCAGATCGGTTAAAACTGAGACCCCGGGCGCCGGCCGACGACATGTTCGGAGTAGGAAACCAAAAAGCGAGCGCCGAGGCGGCCAAGAGGAAAAACATCAAACGGCGGCACACGCTAGGAGGGCACAGAGATGCCGCCGAGatcagtgttttgaatttttggaAGGCGCACGAGCAGGGTGCGGAGAGGGAATCCGAACTTTCAGCTGTGAATCGGTTAAAGCCCAAGTGCTCAGCCCAGGACCTCTCCATCTCAGACTGGCTGGCCAGGGAGCGCCTGCGCACCAGCGCCTCCGACCTCAGCAGAGGGGAGACCGGGGGCCCCCAGCCCGAGAGCTCGCGCGCCTTGGAAGGAGCCACGGCCCACGCACCTTTGTCCTCCCAGGCTGACGCGGGCGGCTCTCCCGGTACCTTGGCTTCAACCAACAGGCCCCTTCTTTCCAGCCCACCCCAGTCACCTGaccaaataaatggagaaagcTTCCAGAACATGAGCCAACATGCTAGTTCTGCAGCATTA AATGCCCAGCCTCCTCGACTGTCTGAAACCCCCGGCGATAAAGCACAGTTGCATCCCTGTCTTTAA